One Mycolicibacterium fortuitum subsp. fortuitum genomic window carries:
- a CDS encoding metallopeptidase family protein: MRGPLLPRSVPGWRSRAERFDMAVLEAYEPIERRWASRIRELDVAVDEIPRMSPKDPDSVQWPPEVIADGPIALARLIPAGVDVRGNPTRARIVLFRKPIERRVKGSDELADLLHEILVAQVATYLGVEPSVIDPTIDDD; the protein is encoded by the coding sequence ATGCGCGGGCCGTTGCTTCCGCGCTCGGTGCCCGGGTGGCGGAGTCGTGCCGAGCGCTTCGACATGGCGGTGCTGGAAGCCTATGAGCCGATCGAACGGCGGTGGGCGTCGCGGATCCGAGAACTCGATGTCGCCGTCGACGAGATTCCGCGGATGTCTCCGAAAGACCCCGACAGTGTGCAATGGCCACCGGAGGTCATCGCCGACGGACCGATCGCGCTGGCGCGGCTGATACCTGCTGGGGTTGACGTCAGAGGAAATCCGACCCGGGCTCGAATTGTCTTGTTCCGCAAGCCCATCGAGCGCCGGGTCAAAGGATCCGATGAGCTTGCTGACTTGCTGCATGAAATCCTGGTGGCCCAAGTGGCCACCTATCTGGGAGTTGAACCGTCAGTCATCGACCCAACGATCGACGACGACTGA
- a CDS encoding DUF3499 domain-containing protein — protein sequence MNVPRRCCRPGCPHYAVATLTFVYSDSTAVVGPLATVSEPHSWDLCVGHAGRITAPRGWELVRHAGPLPTHPDEDDLVALADAVREGQPGAVPHGGVVAGFSDPSTGVGAGAVMAPQARPAETNGRRRGHLRVLPDPDQ from the coding sequence GTGAATGTTCCCCGTCGCTGCTGCCGGCCCGGGTGCCCGCACTATGCCGTGGCGACGCTGACCTTCGTCTACTCCGACTCCACGGCTGTAGTCGGACCCCTGGCCACGGTATCCGAACCCCACTCCTGGGACCTTTGCGTCGGCCACGCCGGCCGTATCACGGCACCGCGAGGCTGGGAGCTGGTCCGCCACGCCGGGCCGTTGCCGACCCACCCCGACGAGGACGATCTGGTGGCGTTGGCCGATGCGGTCCGCGAAGGCCAGCCGGGCGCGGTTCCCCACGGCGGAGTGGTGGCCGGATTCTCCGATCCCTCCACCGGTGTGGGCGCCGGCGCGGTGATGGCGCCGCAGGCACGTCCCGCCGAGACCAACGGCCGCCGTCGCGGGCACCTGCGGGTGCTGCCGGACCCCGACCAGTGA